A single region of the Nicotiana sylvestris chromosome 6, ASM39365v2, whole genome shotgun sequence genome encodes:
- the LOC104240041 gene encoding uncharacterized protein — MAVSARRSTGPVLRSLSPAGRFYSSTSRTSSSSASSIQFSLDREMSPNRSISVMNRESTRNRQYKSLPQKKAACMCSPTTHPGSFRCSMHKKMDVRRSSSSSTQTVSSSYNSNSNRLNMRRSAMTNSLVRIGTVEGELVKRALAALIRPSSHQQRRRFGFQRRPSRLSNMF; from the coding sequence ATGGCGGTTTCTGCTCGGCGCTCAACCGGACCGGTGTTACGTTCACTTTCGCCTGCCGGAAGATTTTATTCGTCCACCTCTAGGACGTCGTCGTCTTCTGCTTCATCCATACAGTTCTCTCTGGACCGTGAGATGTCACCGAACCGGTCTATTTCTGTTATGAACCGGGAGAGTACTAGGAACCGGCAGTACAAATCTCTACCTCAGAAGAAGGCGGCGTGTATGTGCTCGCCGACGACACATCCAGGTTCATTCCGTTGTAGTATGCATAAGAAAATGGATGTTCGAaggagcagtagtagtagtactcAAACAGTATCGTCGTCTTATAATTCGAATTCAAACCGGTTGAATATGAGGCGGTCGGCGATGACAAATTCACTTGTACGAATTGGTACTGTTGAAGGCGAATTAGTGAAACGAGCTTTGGCTGCTTTGATTCGTCCCTCGTCTCATCAACAGCGCCGCCGTTTCGGTTTTCAGCGCCGACCGAGCCGGCTTTCTAATATGTTTTGA